The following proteins are co-located in the Micromonospora coriariae genome:
- a CDS encoding class I SAM-dependent methyltransferase — translation MADTAWQWDETLYAGSASHYSSGRMAYPPSLADALGKELGLDGTGRLLDVGCGPGSLTLLLAPLFDAAVGVDADEGMLTEARRRAGEVGATTIEWRHLRAEALPAGLGTFRVATFAQSFHWMDRSLVARRVRDMLAPGGAWVHVSANTHQGVADDETLPYPRPPWRQIDELVASYLGPVRRAGRGWLPAGTPGGEEAIMRQVGFTGPTRIEVSGGAVAERGVDEIVSAVFSLSSSAPHLFADRLPAFEADLRRLLSEAAREGRFAERRRDVAVAIWRP, via the coding sequence GTGGCGGACACGGCGTGGCAGTGGGACGAGACCTTGTACGCGGGCAGCGCGAGCCACTACAGCTCGGGGCGCATGGCCTACCCGCCCAGTCTCGCCGACGCCCTCGGCAAGGAACTCGGCCTCGACGGCACCGGCCGACTCCTGGACGTGGGCTGCGGGCCCGGATCGCTGACGCTGCTGCTCGCGCCCCTGTTCGACGCGGCGGTGGGCGTCGACGCCGACGAGGGCATGCTCACCGAGGCGCGGCGCAGAGCCGGCGAGGTCGGAGCCACGACCATCGAGTGGCGGCACCTACGCGCCGAGGCCCTGCCGGCCGGCCTGGGCACGTTCCGGGTGGCAACCTTCGCCCAGTCGTTCCACTGGATGGATCGGTCTCTCGTGGCCCGCCGGGTCCGCGACATGCTCGCGCCGGGAGGGGCCTGGGTCCACGTCAGCGCCAACACCCATCAGGGCGTGGCCGACGACGAGACGCTGCCGTATCCGCGTCCGCCGTGGCGGCAGATCGACGAGCTGGTCGCCAGCTACCTGGGGCCGGTCCGCCGGGCCGGTCGGGGATGGTTGCCCGCAGGCACCCCCGGCGGGGAGGAGGCGATCATGCGGCAGGTCGGCTTCACCGGCCCCACCCGCATCGAGGTCAGCGGAGGGGCGGTCGCGGAACGCGGCGTCGACGAGATCGTTTCGGCGGTGTTCTCCCTGTCCAGCTCGGCACCACACCTGTTCGCCGACCGACTCCCCGCCTTCGAGGCGGACCTCCGTCGCCTGCTGTCCGAAGCGGCACGCGAGGGCCGGTTCGCAGAGCGCAGACGCGACGTCGCCGTGGCGATCTGGCGCCCCTGA
- a CDS encoding MFS transporter, with protein sequence MSWGTARVLTDRDAGRYLGGVLVSGFGTAAMLLVAGIWVKELSGSSSLAALVTLGVWAPTLVGPLLGLLADRFRRRPLLIVLHAVMAALLPVLLLVDSAARVWLIFVVMTAYGISFVLSDAAEAALVPAVVPGPLLGDFNGLRTTINEGMKLLAPLAGAGLFAAYGAHPVVLLDAATFVLAGVVFWSLRVREQPPGRPERWSRQLADGWGHLRRHRALRHVVGCAALTMVLMGLNGAVAYAVVDAGLGRPPEFNGVLATVQGVGSLLGGLAAGSLLRRFGDRRVVAGAVAVFAVGLALRATTSVGLVVAGGLAVGLGVPLVLVTVWTAVQRETPGELVGRVASTVNTLTFGPSTVALLAGASLLEIVDHRLILLTAAVAAVPLALWSLRAPPAPQGGPEASVPVRAAERAG encoded by the coding sequence ATGAGCTGGGGTACGGCCAGGGTGCTGACCGACCGCGACGCCGGCCGCTATCTCGGTGGGGTACTGGTGTCCGGCTTCGGCACCGCGGCGATGCTGCTGGTGGCCGGCATCTGGGTGAAGGAGCTGAGCGGGTCGAGCAGCCTCGCCGCCCTGGTGACCCTGGGGGTGTGGGCGCCCACCCTGGTCGGGCCACTGCTGGGGCTGCTCGCCGACCGGTTCCGCCGGCGGCCGCTGCTGATCGTCCTGCACGCGGTGATGGCGGCGCTCCTGCCGGTCCTGCTGCTGGTCGACTCGGCCGCCCGGGTGTGGCTGATCTTCGTGGTGATGACCGCGTACGGAATCAGCTTCGTGCTGAGCGACGCGGCCGAGGCCGCGCTGGTGCCGGCGGTGGTTCCCGGCCCGCTGCTCGGCGACTTCAACGGACTGCGCACCACGATCAACGAGGGGATGAAGCTGCTCGCCCCGCTCGCCGGAGCGGGGTTGTTCGCCGCGTACGGCGCGCACCCCGTGGTGCTGTTGGACGCGGCCACCTTCGTGCTGGCCGGCGTCGTCTTCTGGTCGCTGCGGGTCCGCGAGCAACCGCCCGGGCGCCCCGAACGCTGGAGCCGGCAGCTCGCCGACGGGTGGGGACACCTGCGGCGGCATCGGGCGCTGCGGCACGTCGTCGGCTGCGCCGCGCTGACAATGGTGCTGATGGGGCTCAACGGCGCCGTCGCGTACGCCGTGGTGGACGCCGGCCTGGGGAGGCCGCCCGAGTTCAACGGCGTGCTGGCCACTGTGCAGGGCGTCGGGTCCCTTCTCGGCGGCCTGGCGGCCGGATCACTGCTGCGCCGCTTCGGCGACCGGCGGGTGGTGGCCGGGGCGGTCGCGGTCTTCGCCGTCGGGCTGGCCCTGCGGGCCACCACCTCGGTCGGACTGGTGGTCGCCGGCGGGCTCGCGGTGGGGCTCGGCGTGCCGCTGGTGCTGGTCACCGTCTGGACGGCCGTCCAGCGGGAGACGCCGGGCGAGTTGGTCGGGCGGGTGGCGTCCACGGTCAACACGCTCACCTTCGGCCCGTCCACCGTGGCCCTGCTGGCCGGCGCGAGCCTGCTCGAAATCGTCGACCACCGGCTGATCCTGCTGACCGCCGCGGTCGCCGCCGTACCCCTTGCGCTCTGGTCCCTGCGGGCCCCGCCTGCCCCGCAGGGCGGGCCGGAGGCGTCGGTCCCGGTCAGGGCCGCCGAGCGAGCCGGCTGA